A genome region from Synergistaceae bacterium includes the following:
- a CDS encoding flagellar hook-basal body complex protein, which yields MLRSLFTAVTGVRAHQTMLDVTGNNIANANTTGFKKDFTIFADMMYQSQKYASGAGDTRGGVNPAQVGLGVSVSAIETIHTQGSASYTGNPSDMMIQGRGFFVYRSGTQNYYSRSGATVLDANSDLVQAGTGNYLQGYEITEDPLDPTQYVRASDLSNVNIQLGKKIDPKATSEVRFQCNLDSRSKPYLPYGFPDLPFNTNAGLSAGNTSGTAKVVIDDIECELSFQTDLTSANGQNYLTITITDGVTPATIAFDMTGINDDGTPILTPQSGTVTIGTAPNERDLTINYDDSTGLLMLRNSADENVFQNNLKMDMNYTSFSIVDTSTSPYTYTKVLAEFNEAVIPSGSQSELAETGATLTMWFPNGTSMGQMTAQVYFNPDGTFASVNPVEGTFPENVTADNFIISASDNGQYLQIRQDKNLTDPSGSYQDLAQINIGGHHSTKTTIYDDLGNQHTLEVNFKKLTENRWRWEAFLVTDDATIEYNVGIPDPNCGEIEFNGDGTINNVVSSDGTRHSVSDGANVYMEIDVPFSMDGSENSTVLLNFGGGIGKNAGDVLNGVTQFASETTTKAVYQDGYPMGVLENFSIGQDGTITGAYSNGKNIPLYRVAIATFANEQGLEKIGDTMFRETANSGSANIDPAQVNGKGTIISQTLEMSNVDLTEEFTHLIIAQRGFQANTRVITTSDQILEEVVNLKR from the coding sequence ATGTTAAGATCTTTATTTACAGCTGTAACGGGTGTTCGCGCTCATCAGACCATGCTCGACGTTACCGGAAATAATATAGCAAACGCAAACACTACAGGATTCAAGAAAGATTTTACAATTTTTGCCGACATGATGTATCAGTCTCAAAAATACGCGTCAGGTGCAGGCGATACACGCGGAGGAGTCAACCCGGCACAAGTCGGACTCGGAGTCAGCGTTTCAGCAATTGAGACAATTCACACTCAAGGCTCGGCCTCTTACACTGGGAATCCTTCAGATATGATGATTCAGGGCAGAGGCTTTTTTGTGTACAGGAGCGGGACTCAAAATTATTACAGCAGATCGGGCGCAACTGTCTTAGACGCAAACAGCGATTTAGTTCAGGCAGGTACAGGAAATTATTTACAGGGCTATGAGATCACAGAAGACCCCCTTGACCCGACTCAATACGTGAGAGCCAGCGACTTAAGCAATGTTAATATACAGCTCGGCAAAAAAATAGATCCTAAGGCAACAAGTGAAGTCAGATTCCAGTGTAATTTGGACAGCAGGTCAAAGCCCTATTTGCCATATGGATTCCCCGATCTGCCATTTAACACAAACGCAGGTTTATCGGCTGGTAACACTTCAGGCACGGCAAAAGTCGTTATTGATGATATTGAGTGCGAATTAAGTTTTCAGACTGATTTAACATCAGCGAACGGCCAAAATTATTTAACAATAACAATCACTGACGGCGTTACTCCTGCTACAATTGCATTTGATATGACTGGAATCAATGACGACGGCACCCCGATTTTGACTCCTCAAAGTGGAACTGTAACAATAGGCACTGCTCCTAACGAAAGAGACTTAACTATAAATTATGACGACAGCACGGGACTTCTTATGTTAAGAAATTCAGCGGATGAAAACGTATTCCAGAATAATTTAAAAATGGATATGAATTATACGTCTTTCTCAATCGTTGACACGTCAACAAGTCCCTATACTTATACAAAAGTTTTAGCGGAATTTAACGAGGCAGTTATACCGAGCGGCTCGCAGTCTGAGTTAGCAGAAACAGGCGCGACTCTAACAATGTGGTTTCCTAATGGCACATCAATGGGACAAATGACCGCGCAAGTATATTTTAATCCGGACGGTACATTTGCATCAGTAAATCCCGTTGAAGGCACATTCCCAGAGAACGTAACAGCCGATAACTTCATAATTTCCGCGTCAGATAACGGGCAGTATTTACAGATTCGGCAGGACAAGAATCTAACAGATCCCAGCGGCAGTTATCAGGACTTAGCACAAATAAATATCGGCGGTCATCACTCAACGAAAACTACAATTTATGACGATTTAGGCAATCAACACACTTTAGAAGTAAACTTCAAGAAATTGACCGAGAATCGCTGGCGTTGGGAAGCATTCCTTGTAACTGATGACGCAACTATTGAATATAACGTCGGAATCCCTGATCCTAATTGCGGCGAAATCGAATTTAACGGCGACGGAACTATTAATAACGTAGTCAGCAGCGACGGCACAAGGCATTCAGTATCAGACGGCGCAAATGTTTACATGGAAATTGATGTCCCATTCAGTATGGACGGCTCAGAAAACAGCACGGTTTTGCTTAATTTCGGGGGAGGAATCGGCAAAAACGCGGGCGATGTTCTTAACGGAGTAACTCAATTTGCTTCAGAGACTACGACAAAGGCCGTTTATCAAGACGGTTATCCTATGGGAGTTCTTGAAAATTTCTCAATCGGTCAGGACGGAACTATAACAGGCGCATATTCAAACGGGAAGAACATTCCATTATATAGAGTCGCAATTGCAACTTTCGCAAATGAGCAGGGACTTGAGAAAATCGGCGATACTATGTTCCGCGAGACTGCGAACTCAGGCTCGGCAAATATTGACCCCGCTCAAGTAAACGGAAAAGGTACAATAATTTCGCAGACTCTGGAAATGTCAAATGTCGACTTAACAGAAGAGTTCACGCACTTGATAATCGCACAAAGAGGATTCCAAGCAAACACACGAGTTATTACTACCAGTGATCAAATTCTTGAAGAAGTCGTAAATCTCAAGAGATAA
- the flgD gene encoding flagellar hook assembly protein FlgD has product MAVTDVNNYTNLANIAATDTTKKTAASSTSSTNAATTATNDLGKDAFLKLLIAELSNQDPLNPMEDREFISQMATFSSLEQMQNMNSTLNSIAEVNKFSAANYVGKAIAFTNDDGKQIAALVNAVWFDNGKTILDTTEGEVALEKVEGISDIS; this is encoded by the coding sequence ATGGCTGTAACAGACGTTAATAATTATACAAATTTGGCAAATATAGCAGCAACTGACACTACAAAGAAGACGGCAGCGAGTTCCACGAGTTCAACAAATGCCGCAACAACTGCGACAAATGATTTAGGCAAAGACGCTTTCTTGAAATTGTTAATCGCCGAGTTATCAAATCAAGATCCGCTGAATCCTATGGAAGACAGGGAATTTATTTCACAAATGGCGACATTCTCAAGCCTCGAACAAATGCAGAACATGAATAGTACTCTGAATTCTATAGCAGAAGTTAATAAATTCTCAGCAGCAAATTATGTCGGGAAGGCTATAGCTTTCACAAATGACGACGGTAAACAAATAGCCGCGCTCGTTAATGCTGTATGGTTTGATAATGGCAAGACGATTCTTGACACTACAGAAGGCGAAGTAGCTCTTGAAAAAGTTGAGGGAATTTCAGATATAAGCTAA
- a CDS encoding flagellar hook-length control protein FliK, with protein sequence MSTEIFTLIQTQANNNQAQLNNNHVQESQAQPGLFESLINGLTIKNELINIDSEIMNSQQVMPQNFSFKNNDSFPESIINILADMKHESNLPEISTKPENFIAQILNDDNIKSQINSLPEEKQQEILQAVNEFINSNQENIDSQKLFNVLSENINLTGKFQEFKPVLNPEVNDSEANFESKPESESESQHHTPEFIQANINNNDARNINAQITNAQQVTPQNFLFKNNDSFPESIINILADMKHESNLPEISTNPEKFIAQILNDENIKSQINSLPEEKQQEILQAVNEFIVNTRQNIDVQAQKLFNVLSENINLPGKFQEFKPVLNPEINDSESKSESDSESESESESKHDTPENIQANINNFAVMPNSVNIQEINIDSSANNEPAKNIIHITPHKNSQGESDSPAKLDADNNIRPVKSFEELTREINNEPESEPESNNNQANNNQDSNQQNFNGNNNNFTSSRSNSRAINDSRKISQNTQSNNQSERANNNNRVESHSNFQAFFEGVLTSRRTVSQNSPAPLNLRANLEFTPSANLRDGVINVVRFIRADGVQKANIVIDPPALGRISVELTSSSSGVEASIKVSSEQIRQLVQGQINQLRMNLSEQGVQVANFTVDVQQDNQQGPGRNQNNNPYYNSFNGAEDDSDLETEEFRIDLEDGLLYWVA encoded by the coding sequence ATGTCAACAGAAATTTTTACACTTATTCAGACTCAAGCAAATAATAATCAAGCTCAATTAAATAATAATCACGTTCAGGAATCGCAGGCACAGCCGGGACTCTTTGAGAGCTTAATTAACGGGCTAACTATTAAGAATGAATTAATAAATATAGACTCGGAAATTATGAACTCACAGCAAGTTATGCCGCAAAATTTTTCATTCAAGAATAATGACTCATTCCCAGAGTCAATTATAAATATTCTCGCTGATATGAAACACGAGTCAAATTTGCCCGAAATCAGCACGAAACCGGAAAATTTTATAGCGCAGATCTTGAATGATGATAATATAAAATCTCAAATAAATTCACTCCCTGAAGAGAAGCAGCAGGAAATTTTACAGGCAGTTAATGAATTCATAAACTCGAATCAAGAAAATATTGACTCGCAAAAATTATTTAATGTCTTGAGCGAAAATATAAATCTCACCGGCAAATTTCAGGAATTCAAGCCCGTATTAAATCCTGAAGTAAACGACTCTGAGGCAAATTTTGAGTCAAAGCCGGAATCTGAAAGCGAATCCCAGCATCACACGCCCGAATTTATTCAAGCAAATATAAATAATAATGACGCAAGAAATATAAACGCGCAAATCACGAACGCACAGCAAGTTACGCCGCAAAATTTTTTATTCAAGAATAATGACTCATTCCCAGAGTCAATTATAAATATTCTCGCTGATATGAAACACGAGTCAAATTTACCCGAAATCAGCACGAATCCTGAAAAGTTTATAGCGCAGATCTTGAACGACGAGAATATAAAATCTCAAATAAATTCACTCCCTGAAGAGAAGCAGCAGGAAATTTTACAGGCAGTTAATGAATTTATAGTGAATACCCGGCAAAATATTGATGTTCAGGCGCAAAAATTATTTAATGTCTTGAGCGAAAATATAAATCTTCCCGGCAAATTTCAGGAATTCAAGCCCGTATTAAATCCTGAAATAAACGACTCCGAGTCAAAATCTGAATCAGACTCAGAGTCCGAGTCAGAGTCAGAGTCAAAACATGATACGCCCGAAAATATTCAAGCAAATATAAATAATTTCGCCGTCATGCCGAATTCTGTTAATATTCAGGAAATTAATATAGACTCGTCCGCAAATAACGAGCCTGCAAAAAATATAATTCACATTACACCGCATAAAAACTCGCAGGGAGAATCAGACTCCCCGGCCAAGTTAGACGCAGATAACAATATAAGGCCGGTAAAAAGTTTTGAAGAATTAACGCGCGAAATCAATAACGAGCCAGAGTCAGAGCCAGAATCTAATAATAATCAAGCTAATAATAATCAAGACTCGAATCAGCAAAATTTTAACGGGAATAATAATAATTTCACGAGTTCACGCAGCAACTCACGCGCAATAAATGACTCCCGCAAAATCTCGCAAAATACTCAATCAAATAATCAATCTGAACGCGCAAATAATAATAATCGAGTCGAGTCGCATTCAAATTTTCAGGCATTTTTTGAAGGAGTCTTAACGAGCCGCCGCACTGTCTCGCAAAATTCGCCCGCTCCCTTAAATTTACGCGCTAATCTTGAATTCACACCGAGTGCAAATTTACGCGATGGAGTCATTAATGTAGTCAGATTCATTCGTGCCGACGGAGTCCAGAAAGCAAATATCGTGATTGACCCTCCCGCACTTGGCCGAATCAGTGTAGAATTAACTTCTAGTTCGTCAGGAGTCGAGGCTTCTATTAAAGTCTCAAGCGAACAAATCCGACAATTAGTGCAAGGCCAAATAAATCAGCTTCGTATGAATTTATCAGAGCAGGGCGTTCAAGTTGCAAATTTCACAGTCGACGTTCAGCAGGATAATCAACAGGGACCAGGCCGGAATCAAAATAATAATCCCTACTATAACTCATTTAACGGGGCTGAAGACGATTCAGATTTAGAGACTGAAGAATTTAGAATCGATCTTGAAGACGGCTTGCTTTACTGGGTTGCATAA
- a CDS encoding lytic transglycosylase domain-containing protein — protein MIGPNLTNITRVLSRIDEIHQKISPELFRVQNQENNNPTRSRFIDVLNDVNRIGTNHNISGKTDYNALKSVIDSCAEKYNIDSELIRAMIQVESGWDTKAVSNKGAQGLMQLMPRTAAMLGVNDPFDPVQNIEGGVRYISDLTDKYRGDIEKALAAYNAGPARVDSGNIPDVSKRYVKNIMAIYRRLREAG, from the coding sequence ATGATCGGCCCGAATTTGACGAATATAACGCGGGTACTAAGCCGAATAGATGAAATCCATCAAAAAATTTCGCCCGAACTTTTCAGAGTCCAGAATCAAGAAAATAATAACCCGACAAGAAGCCGCTTTATTGACGTGTTAAATGACGTGAACAGAATAGGCACAAATCATAATATTTCAGGCAAAACTGACTATAACGCCCTGAAAAGTGTAATAGATTCCTGCGCAGAAAAATATAATATTGATTCCGAATTAATTCGCGCTATGATTCAGGTCGAGTCGGGCTGGGACACTAAAGCAGTATCAAACAAGGGCGCGCAAGGTCTCATGCAGTTAATGCCCCGGACTGCAGCAATGTTAGGAGTTAATGACCCCTTTGATCCCGTGCAGAATATTGAAGGCGGAGTCAGATATATTTCTGATTTGACCGATAAATATAGAGGCGACATTGAGAAGGCTTTAGCAGCTTACAACGCAGGCCCGGCACGAGTAGATTCAGGAAATATTCCCGACGTGTCAAAACGTTACGTAAAAAATATAATGGCAATTTACCGCAGACTAAGGGAGGCAGGTTAA
- the fliJ gene encoding flagellar export protein FliJ has translation MNQRIATFNRILRLREDSRRNEQTILAAERSEEQSVMNHLAQLETEKTQAILDFSTAGSKTLSANDLWFQRQFIDAINTDIIKGNDSLADVRMRIAGTEARLVEKHKDVRIMETYIDHLKQADFQEQLNLEQNELDDVASIQFSHKGVF, from the coding sequence ATGAATCAAAGAATAGCTACATTTAATAGAATTTTACGACTCAGAGAAGACAGCCGCCGCAATGAGCAGACAATTTTAGCCGCCGAACGCAGCGAGGAACAATCAGTAATGAATCATTTAGCCCAGTTAGAGACCGAGAAAACGCAGGCAATTCTTGACTTCAGCACAGCAGGCAGCAAAACTCTATCAGCTAATGATTTATGGTTTCAACGGCAATTCATAGACGCAATCAATACGGATATTATAAAGGGTAATGACTCGCTCGCTGATGTTAGAATGAGAATAGCAGGCACTGAAGCAAGACTCGTAGAGAAGCATAAAGACGTAAGAATAATGGAGACATATATAGATCACTTAAAGCAGGCTGATTTTCAGGAACAATTAAATCTCGAACAAAACGAACTCGACGACGTAGCATCTATACAATTTTCACATAAAGGAGTGTTTTAA
- a CDS encoding type II toxin-antitoxin system RelE/ParE family toxin produces the protein MQSYRVNVLPSAFDDVLQIQQYIFDSSNNFEAALRQRKRLLSAIDKLSVSLKIYRVRKKDAFNREIRYLPVDSYNIVFTVYDDEKIVDVINVIHEKRDIDSLI, from the coding sequence ATGCAATCATATCGCGTTAATGTTTTGCCAAGTGCATTTGATGATGTTCTCCAAATTCAGCAATATATTTTTGATTCGTCAAATAATTTTGAGGCTGCTTTAAGACAAAGGAAGCGCTTATTATCAGCTATTGATAAACTTTCTGTATCTCTTAAAATTTATAGAGTCCGCAAGAAAGACGCATTTAATAGAGAAATTCGTTATCTCCCTGTTGACTCTTATAATATAGTTTTTACAGTTTATGACGATGAAAAAATAGTTGACGTTATTAATGTTATTCATGAAAAGCGCGATATTGACTCATTAATTTAA
- a CDS encoding type II toxin-antitoxin system RelB/DinJ family antitoxin, whose protein sequence is MSTAAAEKKTNSYVVELEPEIYEQGEYIFNKMGLSYSQAVDLFTRQVILHKEIPFKLSVPVKDEKLPEDDPELLKKYGIRCLEDLTDEDFDAMLKQADEDHKAGRFYSLEEAKKMWEEEWNAIISR, encoded by the coding sequence ATGAGTACAGCAGCTGCAGAAAAGAAAACAAATTCATATGTAGTAGAGTTAGAGCCTGAAATTTACGAACAGGGCGAATATATTTTTAACAAAATGGGCTTGTCATATTCACAAGCTGTAGATTTATTCACAAGACAAGTTATATTGCATAAAGAAATCCCCTTTAAATTAAGCGTCCCCGTAAAAGATGAGAAATTGCCCGAAGATGACCCGGAATTATTAAAGAAATACGGCATTCGTTGTCTTGAGGATCTTACGGACGAAGATTTTGACGCGATGTTAAAGCAAGCTGATGAGGATCACAAAGCTGGGAGGTTTTATTCACTTGAGGAAGCAAAAAAAATGTGGGAGGAAGAGTGGAATGCAATCATATCGCGTTAA
- the fliI gene encoding flagellar protein export ATPase FliI, translating to MKTLDDVNLFQLFSVDLLQKQLIKINGRIVQVVGLVAESQGPDVRVGDLCKICFRDGSHELDAEVVGFREDRVLLMPLGALQEVGPGCDVVSTNRPLEVPVGDALLGRVLDGLGNPIDDKGPVAASDFYPLYATPPHPLRRKMVDTPLSVGVRVVDGMLTLGKGQRIGIFAGSGVGKSTLLGMMARYTTADVNVISLVGERGREVREFIERDLGPEGLKRSVLVIATSDQPALIRLKSAMTATAIAEYFRDQGKDVLLMMDTVTRVARAQREIGLAIGEPPATRGYTPSVFEMLPRLLERAGAGEVGSITGIYTVLVDGDDMNEPVADTVRGILDGHIVLSRKIAARNFYPAVSVLDSVSRVMPALVSREHLDSAARVRDLLATYAESEDLINIGAYKSGTNMRVDWALANMENVRKFLSQRVEDKTTFDDTDKRLLGLAPYPTAQNQTQSQTQTEKAAS from the coding sequence ATGAAAACTTTAGACGATGTAAATTTATTTCAGTTATTCAGCGTTGATTTATTACAGAAGCAGCTGATAAAAATTAACGGCCGTATAGTTCAAGTTGTCGGACTCGTAGCAGAATCACAAGGCCCTGACGTGAGAGTCGGGGATTTATGCAAAATTTGTTTTCGCGACGGTTCTCACGAGTTAGACGCTGAAGTTGTCGGATTCCGTGAAGATAGAGTGTTATTAATGCCGCTGGGAGCTTTGCAGGAAGTCGGCCCCGGTTGTGATGTTGTCTCGACAAATAGACCTCTTGAAGTTCCCGTCGGTGATGCTTTGCTCGGCCGTGTTCTTGACGGATTAGGCAATCCAATTGACGATAAAGGCCCGGTTGCTGCGAGCGATTTTTACCCGTTATATGCGACTCCGCCTCATCCATTAAGGCGCAAAATGGTAGATACTCCCCTTTCAGTCGGAGTCAGAGTCGTTGATGGAATGCTCACACTAGGGAAGGGCCAGCGAATCGGAATTTTTGCGGGCTCAGGTGTCGGCAAGAGTACTTTACTCGGTATGATGGCGCGATATACTACAGCAGATGTAAACGTGATTTCTTTAGTCGGTGAACGTGGCCGCGAAGTCCGGGAATTCATAGAGCGCGATTTAGGGCCTGAAGGTTTAAAACGTTCTGTACTAGTTATTGCTACGTCGGATCAGCCTGCATTAATTAGGCTCAAATCTGCAATGACAGCTACGGCCATAGCTGAATATTTCAGGGATCAGGGCAAGGACGTATTATTAATGATGGACACAGTTACAAGAGTCGCCCGCGCTCAACGTGAAATAGGGCTGGCAATAGGCGAACCTCCTGCGACAAGGGGCTATACTCCTTCAGTTTTTGAGATGCTGCCGAGATTGTTAGAACGTGCCGGAGCTGGTGAAGTCGGGAGCATTACGGGAATTTATACGGTCTTAGTTGACGGCGATGATATGAACGAACCCGTCGCGGATACAGTCCGGGGAATTCTTGACGGTCATATTGTTTTATCGAGAAAGATTGCAGCAAGAAATTTTTATCCCGCAGTAAGTGTATTAGACAGCGTGAGTCGTGTTATGCCTGCTTTAGTATCTCGTGAGCATTTGGACTCAGCAGCAAGAGTCAGGGATTTATTAGCTACTTATGCGGAGTCAGAAGATTTAATTAACATAGGCGCGTATAAGTCAGGCACTAATATGCGGGTTGACTGGGCACTTGCTAACATGGAAAATGTCAGAAAATTTTTATCCCAGCGAGTCGAAGATAAGACAACTTTTGACGATACTGATAAAAGATTGCTGGGTCTAGCTCCATATCCTACAGCACAGAATCAGACTCAGAGTCAGACTCAAACGGAGAAAGCAGCAAGTTAA
- the fliG gene encoding flagellar motor switch protein FliG, with translation MPKEEASGGGKGLSGREKVAVLMVSLGNEIAPEVYKKLDDSTIELITLEIANLRKVTPDVKLTVLKEAQEILMAREFMARGGVDYARDVLERALGPERAQSLLARITASLQVKPFDFMRHTDAGQILGFIQNEHPQTIALILSYLEPTQAAMILSGLNPILQADVTQRIANMDRITPEVLREVERVLERKLSTVMGQDFTVAGGIDAVVAIVNSTDRATERNIMEYLEENDPELAEEIKKRLFVFEDSMKLDDRSLQRVLREVDLKELSLALKGATEDLKAKFFKNMSKRAAEMLQEDMDFMGPVRVKDVEEAQQKVVNVIRSLEEQGEIVIATGGGDELVV, from the coding sequence ATGCCCAAAGAAGAAGCAAGCGGAGGCGGTAAGGGATTATCAGGCCGTGAAAAAGTTGCGGTCTTGATGGTCTCACTAGGCAACGAAATAGCCCCCGAAGTATATAAAAAACTTGATGACTCGACTATTGAGTTAATCACACTTGAAATCGCAAATTTAAGAAAGGTAACGCCCGACGTAAAACTCACAGTTTTGAAGGAAGCTCAAGAGATTCTAATGGCTCGTGAGTTTATGGCGCGCGGAGGTGTTGACTATGCAAGAGACGTACTTGAACGTGCACTCGGTCCGGAGAGAGCTCAGAGTCTTCTGGCCAGAATCACAGCAAGCCTACAGGTTAAGCCGTTTGATTTCATGAGACACACGGACGCAGGGCAGATTTTAGGCTTCATTCAGAACGAGCACCCGCAGACTATAGCCCTAATTCTGTCATATCTCGAACCTACACAGGCGGCAATGATTCTGAGCGGATTAAATCCCATTTTGCAGGCCGATGTTACGCAAAGAATAGCTAATATGGATCGCATAACTCCTGAAGTTTTGCGGGAGGTTGAAAGAGTGTTGGAGCGCAAATTAAGCACAGTAATGGGTCAAGACTTCACAGTTGCAGGCGGAATTGATGCAGTTGTCGCAATAGTGAACAGCACTGACAGAGCAACAGAACGCAACATTATGGAATATCTCGAAGAGAATGACCCCGAACTCGCAGAAGAAATCAAGAAAAGATTATTTGTATTTGAAGACAGCATGAAACTTGATGACAGATCATTGCAGAGAGTCCTGCGTGAGGTTGACCTCAAAGAACTTAGCTTGGCACTTAAAGGCGCAACTGAAGATCTCAAGGCGAAATTTTTCAAGAATATGTCAAAGCGTGCTGCCGAAATGTTACAGGAAGATATGGATTTCATGGGCCCAGTAAGAGTCAAGGACGTAGAAGAGGCCCAGCAAAAAGTAGTAAACGTAATAAGGAGCTTGGAAGAACAGGGTGAAATTGTTATAGCTACTGGCGGAGGGGACGAGTTAGTTGTATAG
- the fliF gene encoding flagellar M-ring protein FliF encodes MDTLKRWFASFLNFWASLKLWQRISIILAILIVFGALIALIFMTGRTSYEPLYAGLEVEDQAAIVDYLRENNISYRLDPSANAILMPGNAVYETRLTLAQMGLPKGGTKGFELFDDSKMGMSEFQQRVAYTRAIEGELARTISQMAQVDNARVSVVIPEQRLFLEQQKPSTASVLLRLRPGATIGPTQVKSIIHLVAHSVDGLQPDAVTVVDTQGRILSDMISDSMIMYNPDGSNSVASVQRELERQHERELENKVRIMLEQVFGPGTAVVRVKVDLDFDKRTSSFVEYTPNPETGVGVPRSNERQEESYTGQGNPVNGNPGTTTNIPGYAINSSTVNSEYNRSNSTTNYEITTRKGDQIVTPGGVRRLTASVLIDDKGESLSEERLDSLKEVISSAIGFNAQRGDSLVVRSMRFSTAFADAMAEQMQQERRWRIISGSIAAFIVLLLLLIGIFWWMRIRKQRLAVQEIEAEGKKVPTIQEMLTSPDLLAFQGEMAVLEEQLKAYAKSHPDEIATLVNEWISMDN; translated from the coding sequence ATGGACACTTTGAAACGCTGGTTTGCCTCGTTCTTAAATTTCTGGGCATCGTTAAAGCTCTGGCAGAGGATCTCTATAATTCTCGCGATTCTTATCGTATTCGGGGCGTTAATAGCTTTAATTTTCATGACTGGCCGGACAAGTTACGAGCCTTTATACGCAGGTTTAGAAGTTGAAGATCAGGCGGCTATTGTAGATTATTTGCGAGAAAATAATATTTCATACAGATTAGATCCCAGTGCAAACGCGATTTTAATGCCCGGCAATGCAGTTTATGAGACAAGATTAACGCTCGCACAAATGGGACTCCCTAAGGGCGGCACTAAAGGCTTTGAATTATTTGACGATTCAAAAATGGGAATGAGCGAATTTCAGCAGAGAGTCGCATATACACGAGCAATAGAAGGCGAATTAGCACGCACAATTTCACAAATGGCACAAGTCGATAACGCCAGAGTCAGTGTTGTAATTCCTGAGCAGAGATTATTTCTTGAACAGCAAAAACCTTCTACAGCTTCTGTATTATTGAGACTCAGACCCGGCGCAACTATAGGGCCGACTCAAGTTAAATCAATTATACATTTAGTAGCTCATAGTGTTGACGGATTACAGCCCGACGCAGTTACAGTTGTTGACACTCAAGGCCGGATTTTATCGGATATGATTTCGGATTCAATGATTATGTATAATCCCGACGGCTCAAATTCTGTAGCTTCAGTACAGCGTGAACTTGAAAGACAGCACGAGCGAGAACTTGAGAATAAAGTAAGAATCATGCTCGAACAAGTTTTCGGGCCCGGCACTGCAGTTGTTAGAGTCAAAGTTGATTTAGATTTTGACAAGCGCACAAGTTCATTTGTTGAATACACCCCGAATCCTGAAACAGGAGTCGGAGTCCCCCGCAGTAATGAACGTCAAGAAGAAAGCTATACGGGTCAGGGGAATCCAGTAAATGGGAATCCCGGAACTACTACAAATATCCCCGGTTACGCAATAAATTCGTCAACTGTGAACAGCGAATATAATAGATCAAATTCAACGACAAATTATGAGATCACTACGAGAAAAGGGGATCAAATCGTAACGCCCGGCGGTGTCAGGAGATTAACGGCTTCGGTCTTAATTGATGACAAGGGCGAATCTTTGAGCGAAGAGAGACTAGACTCGTTAAAAGAAGTTATCTCGTCTGCAATCGGCTTTAATGCACAGAGGGGCGACTCGCTAGTTGTTAGATCTATGAGATTTTCAACAGCTTTTGCCGACGCTATGGCCGAACAAATGCAGCAAGAACGAAGATGGCGGATTATTTCGGGATCGATTGCCGCGTTTATAGTCCTGCTATTATTATTAATCGGTATTTTCTGGTGGATGAGAATAAGAAAGCAGAGACTCGCCGTTCAAGAAATCGAGGCAGAAGGCAAGAAAGTTCCCACGATTCAAGAAATGCTTACTTCACCGGATTTGCTTGCGTTTCAAGGTGAAATGGCGGTACTTGAAGAACAGCTCAAAGCCTACGCAAAGAGTCATCCTGATGAGATTGCGACTCTCGTTAATGAATGGATCTCAATGGATAATTAA